The Desulfocurvus vexinensis DSM 17965 genome includes the window CAGTGGCGCGCGGGCCCGTCTTGCTTGTGGCGCGGGGCTGCCCCTACAGCAGCAACAGCAGCGACAGGGCCATGACGCCCATGCCGAGCACCGCGCCGAAGATGCAGTGGTGGTGCGCGCCGTATTCCTCGGCGGCGGGCAGCAGCTGGTCCAGGGAGATGAAGACCATGATCCCGGCCACGCTGGCGAACAGGCAGCCGAAAAGCGTGGGCGTGAAGAAGGGCAAGAGCAGCAGGAAGCCCACCCCCGCGCCCACGGGCTCGGCCAGCCCGGAGAGGAAGGCCAGGCGGAAGGACTTTTTGCGGTCGCCCGTGGCGTAGAACAGGGGCACCGACACGGCGATGCCCTCGGGGATGTTGTGGATGGCCACGGCCACGGCGATGGCCAGGCCCAGGCCCGGGTCGGACAGGGCGGCGGTGAAGGTGGCCAGGCCCTCGGGGAAGTTGTGCACGGCAATGGCCACGGCGGCCATCATCCCGGTGCGCTTGAGCTTGGCGAAGTCGTGGGCCTCGTTGCGGGGCAGGTTGCACAGCCCGGCGTCCATTTCCTCCACGGAGTGCAGCTCGTGGGGGTTCTCGTAGTTGGGCACCAAGCGGTCGATGAGCGCGATGAGGCCCATGCCCGCGAAGAACGCGCCCACGGTGGCCCAGGTGCCCGCGCCCTCGCCCAGGGCCTGGGTCAGCGTGTCCCTGGCCTTGGCGAAGATCTCCACGAAGGACACATAGAGCATGACCCCGGCGGAGAAGCCCAGGGCCACGGAGAGCACCTTTGTGTTGGTCTGGCGGGTGAAAAAGGCCACGGCGGCGCCGATGCCCGTGGACAGGCCCGCCAGCAGGGTCAGGGCGAAGGCGAAGACGACGGTTCCGGTGTCCATGCTGGGGCTCCTTGGGGCTGGGGCGCGGGGAACGATCATTTCTTCTAGCGCCGCCGCCGGGCGCGCGCAAGCCCGGACTGCGGGGCG containing:
- the zupT gene encoding zinc transporter ZupT is translated as MDTGTVVFAFALTLLAGLSTGIGAAVAFFTRQTNTKVLSVALGFSAGVMLYVSFVEIFAKARDTLTQALGEGAGTWATVGAFFAGMGLIALIDRLVPNYENPHELHSVEEMDAGLCNLPRNEAHDFAKLKRTGMMAAVAIAVHNFPEGLATFTAALSDPGLGLAIAVAVAIHNIPEGIAVSVPLFYATGDRKKSFRLAFLSGLAEPVGAGVGFLLLLPFFTPTLFGCLFASVAGIMVFISLDQLLPAAEEYGAHHHCIFGAVLGMGVMALSLLLLL